A region of Macaca thibetana thibetana isolate TM-01 chromosome 20, ASM2454274v1, whole genome shotgun sequence DNA encodes the following proteins:
- the C1QTNF8 gene encoding complement C1q tumor necrosis factor-related protein 8: protein MAAPTLLLLALLLPAGAWPGLPRRPCVHCCHPAWPPGPYARVSDGDPWRSLPRVWPTIDIEILKGEKGEAGVRGRAGRSGKEGPPGARGLQGRKGQKGQVGPPGAPCQRAYAAFSVGRREGLHSSDDFQAVPFDTELVNLDGAFDLAAGRFLCTVPGVYFLSLNVHTWNYKETYLHIMLNRRPAAVLYAQPSERSVMQAQSLMLLLAAGDAVWVRMFQREQDNAVYGERGDLYITFSGHLVKPAAEL, encoded by the exons ATGGCAGCTCCCACCCTGCTGCTCCTGGCACTGCTGCTGCCCGCGGGGGCCTGGCCTGGGCTGCCGAGGAGGCCCTGTGTGCACTGCTGCCACCCGGCCTGGCCCCCCGGACCCTATGCCCGGGTGAGTGACGGGGACCCGTGGAGGAGCCTGCCTCGTGTGTGGCCCACCATAGACATTGAAATCCTCAAAG GTGAGAAGGGCGAGGCCGGCGTCCGAGGTCGTGCCGGCAGGAGCGGAAAGGAGGGGCCGCCGGGCGCCCGGGGCCTGCAGGGTCGGAAAGGCCAGAAGGGGCAGGTGGGGCCGCCGGGAGCCCCGTGCCAGCGCGCCTACGCGGCCTTCTCTGTGGGCCGGCGCGAGGGCCTGCACAGCTCCGACGACTTCCAGGCGGTGCCCTTCGACACGGAGCTGGTGAACCTGGACGGCGCCTTCGACCTGGCCGCGGGTCGTTTTCTCTGCACGGTGCCCGGCGTCTACTTCCTCAGCCTCAACGTGCACACCTGGAACTACAAGGAGACCTACCTGCACATCATGCTGAACCGGCGGCCCGCGGCCGTGCTCTACGCGCAGCCCAGCGAGCGCAGCGTCATGCAGGCCCAGAGCCTGATGCTGCTGCTGGCCGCGGGCGACGCCGTCTGGGTGCGCATGTTCCAGCGCGAGCAGGACAACGCGGTCTACGGCGAGCGCGGAGACCTCTACATCACCTTCAGTGGCCACCTGGTCAAGCCGGCCGCCGAGCTGTAG